The genomic window GGCCAAGCCCCTGCACAAGGTGAAGCTGGTCTTCTGCGGCGACATCCGCAACAACATGAGCTATGCGCTGATGTACGGCGCCGCCAAGACCGGCATGCACATGGTGGCCCTCGGCCCCAAGGAGCTGGCGCCGGATCCGACCGTGCTCGCCACCGCACGCGAGGCCGCGAAGCTGACCGGCGCCACCATCGAAGTCACCGACAATGTGGCTGAGGCCGTGAAGGGCGCCGATGTGATCTACACCGATGTCTGGGCCAGCATGGGCGAGGAGGACCAGATCCCCGCCCGCGTGAAGCTGCTCACGCCCTTCAAGGTCACCCTGGAGATGCTCCAGAAGACCGGCAATCCGGATGTGAAGTTCCTCCACTGCCTGCCCGCCTTCCACGATTTCGAGACCAAGCTGGCCAAGGAGCAGAAGGCCCTGGGCCACGACATCCGCGAAGTCACCGACGAGGTCTTCCGCTCGCGGCACAGCGTGGTCTTCGACGAGGCCGAGAACCGCATGCACACCATCAAGGCGGTCATGGTGGCCACCATCGGATGAGGGGTTGCCGTACGCAGAAATGGCCCCGGCGGGGCCATTTCTGCGTACGGAGTGCTATGGTGGGACCACTCAATCCTCCGGAGACCCCATGCGCCTGCCCCGGCTGTTCCTCGTCCCTGTACTCGCAAGCCTCACGCTGGCCGCCCAGGAGCCCACGCTGGCGGGCACCTGGAACCAAACCAAGGCCGATGACATCGCCGCGGCCATCCAGGTCACGGTGGCGGACATGAACTTCATCAAGCGACCCATCGCGCGGGGCCGCCTCACCAAGCTCAACCCCGCCTACAAGAAGGTGGCCATCACCCTGACGGACAAGGAAGTGCTCGTGAAGTTTGACGAGCGCGAACCCATCCACATGCCGGCCGATGGCAAATCCGCCCCCTGGACCCGCGAGGATGGTGACAAGTTCCAGGTGGCCGCCCAGGTGACCAAGGGGCAGCTGGTGCAGACCTTCAAGAACGAAGACGGCGAGCGGACCAATGTCTTCCAGCTGAGCCCCGACGGCAGGTCCCTTCGGCTCACCGCCACGGTGAAGAGCCCCCAGCTGCCCAAGCCGCTGACCTATTCCATCAGCTTCGGGCGCTAGAAGTCCTGTCCTCCGCCCGGGAGTCCGGCCTGTAGGCCCACGCTGCGGTTCACCGTCCGCAGGGACGACATGAATGCCCAACCGCTCGCGGATGCACGGGCCGAGTTTGCGCCTGGACTTCCGGGGTGTCTGGAGGCTTTGCTCCCGCATCCGCGAGCGGATAGGGACCTTCCCGGCAATCCCCGCCCATGGACGGCAGGTCGCTGCGAGTCCCGGACAGCGGCAAAATGGAGGGGTGCTGGCAAGATCAGGCCCGCACGCCACGACCCCTCAATCAGGGAGGCCTTCTCGGGTTTCAGACCCTACCCACGCGATGCGAAAGGCTGGTCAAAAGATGAATACACCGAGCTATACGAAAACATCTTACCTATTTGATGGCATCACTTCCAGTGTTGTATCCGAAGAAGCCATGCGCTCCATCCGAAGCTTTATCGCCACGGAGAATCTCTATTTATCTGCGACTCGCGAGATAGCAACCAAGTTTGAAAATTTAAATAATGATTTGAAATATAGCAGCGAAAGAAATCCCATCCACCAGATCCAAACCCGGGTCAAAACCCCCATGAGCATTTTCAAGAAATTGGAAAGGAGGGGGTTCGAGCTTACATCTGAATCGGCCAGGAAGAACTTGACCGATATTGCGGGCGTTCGCGTCATCTGCTCCTATCTCAACGATATCTACCTCATTTCAGATATGCTCTTGTCACAGAACGACATCACCCTCGTTCGCACTTCTGATTACATCAAGAACCCCAAACCAAATGGGTACCGAAGCCTTCATCACATTGTGACTGTGCCCGTATTTTTATCGAAAAGTGTCGAAATCGTCCATGTCGAAATCCAGATCCGCACCATCGCCATGGATTTTTGGGCAACGCTGGAACATCAGCTAAGTTATAAACTTGCGGATCGAGAGACCATGTCCATCGCAAATGACATAAAGGCCTGCGCCGAAGAGATTGCCGATATCGATATGAGAATGCAAAATCTATACAATATTATCAACCCTCCGACTAATCCTTGAAGCACGCCCCTCCTGTTCAGGACGCGGATGAGATCACCGACCTGAAGGCGGCCTTACCGGCGACGGCTTCGTCATCGTGATGGCGTCCAGCTCATGCCCTTCGGCGTCGATCTGGCGGAGTTTCAAGGTGCGGCCGTCCACATCCAGCACCGTGAACGAGTGCTTGTCGGAGATGAAGGCGCGGGTCCAGGGCTGCCAGCTGGCACGGATGTCCGTCTGCCAGGGGTCGTAGAGCTCGGCGCCCCCGGCGCCCGTCACGATGTGGACGATGCCCTTGGCGCGGGTGACGGTCTTGCCATCGAAGGCATCGTCCACCGTGAACTCGCCCGCGACCGGCTTGCCGCGAAGGCCGACCTGGCCGGGCCGGAAGCGCAGGGGTGCTGTGCGCTGGTAGTTGTGGACATGGCCCGCGAGGACCATATCTACGCCGTATTTTTCGAGGATCGGACTGATGGAACGCATCCACTGATCGTCGAAGTGGCTGCGCGCGCTCTGGAACAAGGGATGGTGCAGGGCCACGATGCGCCAGGCGGCGCGCTGGGCGGCCTTCAGGTCGGCCTCCAGCCAGGCCTTCAGCACGGGGCTGCCCCAGTCGGCGTAGGGGTTGGAATCCAGCACCGTCCAGTGGACCGGGCCATAGTCGAAACTGTAGCTGGCCATGCGCGGAAAGGCCGGGCCTGCGGCCGCCACCACGGCATCGTGAATGCCCATCACCGCGGGCGCAGCATTCGCCTCCCCCGCCTGCAGTCCGGGGCCGTTCAGCGGCAGGGACCAGTAGGCGAAGTAGGCTGCGGCCTCCGCCGACCGGCGGAACGGGACATCGTGATT from Geothrix sp. includes these protein-coding regions:
- the argF gene encoding ornithine carbamoyltransferase; translation: MAVNLKGRSFLTLMDFSPEEVRYLLDLSRDLKAKKRMGVFNYLLKGKNIVLLFEKTSTRTRCAFEVGALEEGAHVTFLDSASSQVGKKESIEDSAKVLGRFYDGIEYRGYKQEVVEALAKHSGVPVWNGLTDTDHPTQILADFLTIEEHVAKPLHKVKLVFCGDIRNNMSYALMYGAAKTGMHMVALGPKELAPDPTVLATAREAAKLTGATIEVTDNVAEAVKGADVIYTDVWASMGEEDQIPARVKLLTPFKVTLEMLQKTGNPDVKFLHCLPAFHDFETKLAKEQKALGHDIREVTDEVFRSRHSVVFDEAENRMHTIKAVMVATIG
- a CDS encoding GTP pyrophosphokinase family protein, encoding MPNRSRMHGPSLRLDFRGVWRLCSRIRERIGTFPAIPAHGRQVAASPGQRQNGGVLARSGPHATTPQSGRPSRVSDPTHAMRKAGQKMNTPSYTKTSYLFDGITSSVVSEEAMRSIRSFIATENLYLSATREIATKFENLNNDLKYSSERNPIHQIQTRVKTPMSIFKKLERRGFELTSESARKNLTDIAGVRVICSYLNDIYLISDMLLSQNDITLVRTSDYIKNPKPNGYRSLHHIVTVPVFLSKSVEIVHVEIQIRTIAMDFWATLEHQLSYKLADRETMSIANDIKACAEEIADIDMRMQNLYNIINPPTNP
- a CDS encoding metallophosphoesterase, producing the protein MRTLLLALLTTLLPAQEAFLVKPYLQLGDAPRPAAQERLELMWHAEDRDSAWTVEVQGGRGWILQSAPTFRRLEVPPLPAHRIYRAALKNLKAGARVPYRVKLNGAVVFAAEAQTRQPGAHRMIVFGDAADGSAPQRSIAKAVLAERPDAVLLVGDLVYGMGLASEYRKRFFPSYNSEDLPLMRGVPFLGLPGNHDVPFRRSAEAAAYFAYWSLPLNGPGLQAGEANAAPAVMGIHDAVVAAAGPAFPRMASYSFDYGPVHWTVLDSNPYADWGSPVLKAWLEADLKAAQRAAWRIVALHHPLFQSARSHFDDQWMRSISPILEKYGVDMVLAGHVHNYQRTAPLRFRPGQVGLRGKPVAGEFTVDDAFDGKTVTRAKGIVHIVTGAGGAELYDPWQTDIRASWQPWTRAFISDKHSFTVLDVDGRTLKLRQIDAEGHELDAITMTKPSPVRPPSGR